In Corynebacterium nuruki S6-4, the following proteins share a genomic window:
- a CDS encoding peptidoglycan glycosyltransferase FtsW, whose translation MSNRTDSRTGRPARGAEASPWVGLQGKARRFLDTPQLDYRVLMTVTAALVVIGLVMALSSSMVTSVEGGGSVFSSFVKQAVLVVIGLFAMWIALRMRPTKIRDYSPWLLGLAIALLLLVLTPFGTGGTEVGSKSWIRLGSVGIQPSEIGKMALAVWGSASVAVHARRERTFFRGMGPFLCVAVFILALVLGQNDLGMMLSVGLVVFAMLYFGGASSRVLVGGAVVGAVIGAVFTLTHSFRGARFSTWVDAVTLSFSEANSQGDAYQAKQGILSLASGGLTGEGLGQSRAKWSYLPEATNDFVFAIIGEELGWIGAGLVIVLFAFLGWFGIRTAVRQTDPFLRLMAATLTVGIVFQAMFNMGYVIGLLPVTGVQLPLISSGGTSAIITLASLGLLMNCARHEPAAISSMQHEGRPWLDRIMLLPEPRPYTAGGEQRAQARPRARRYGEPVTRRPDRARRPDGPDRTARGDSPPRSPSHSPYRSTNRTRRQ comes from the coding sequence GTGAGCAACCGCACGGACAGCCGGACCGGACGGCCCGCCCGGGGTGCCGAGGCGTCCCCCTGGGTCGGCCTGCAGGGCAAGGCCCGGCGGTTCCTCGACACGCCCCAGCTCGACTACCGGGTGCTGATGACCGTCACCGCCGCCCTGGTGGTGATCGGCCTGGTGATGGCCCTGTCGTCGTCGATGGTGACCTCGGTCGAGGGCGGCGGCAGCGTGTTCAGCTCCTTCGTCAAGCAGGCCGTCCTGGTGGTCATCGGGCTGTTCGCCATGTGGATCGCGCTGCGGATGCGTCCGACGAAGATCCGTGACTACTCGCCGTGGCTGCTCGGCCTGGCGATCGCGCTCCTGCTGCTCGTGCTCACCCCGTTCGGCACCGGCGGCACGGAGGTCGGGTCGAAGTCGTGGATCCGGCTCGGTTCGGTGGGCATCCAGCCCTCCGAGATCGGCAAGATGGCGCTCGCCGTCTGGGGCTCGGCCTCGGTGGCCGTCCATGCGCGGCGGGAGCGGACCTTCTTCCGCGGGATGGGGCCGTTCCTGTGCGTCGCGGTGTTCATCCTCGCTCTCGTCCTCGGCCAGAACGACCTCGGCATGATGCTGTCGGTCGGCCTGGTGGTCTTCGCGATGCTGTACTTCGGCGGGGCGTCCTCCCGGGTCCTGGTCGGCGGCGCCGTGGTCGGTGCCGTCATCGGTGCCGTCTTCACCCTGACGCACAGTTTCCGTGGGGCGCGGTTCAGCACCTGGGTGGACGCCGTGACCCTGAGCTTCAGTGAGGCCAACTCCCAGGGCGACGCCTACCAGGCCAAGCAGGGCATCCTGTCACTCGCCTCCGGCGGGCTCACCGGGGAGGGCCTCGGCCAGTCCCGGGCGAAGTGGTCCTATCTGCCGGAGGCCACCAACGACTTCGTCTTCGCGATCATCGGCGAGGAACTCGGCTGGATCGGCGCCGGACTGGTGATCGTGCTGTTCGCGTTCCTCGGCTGGTTCGGGATCCGGACCGCGGTCCGGCAGACGGACCCCTTCCTGCGCCTCATGGCGGCCACGCTCACCGTCGGTATCGTCTTCCAGGCGATGTTCAACATGGGCTACGTCATCGGGCTGCTGCCGGTCACCGGTGTGCAGCTGCCGCTGATCTCGTCGGGCGGTACCTCGGCGATCATCACCCTGGCGTCGCTGGGGCTGCTGATGAACTGTGCCCGGCACGAGCCGGCCGCCATCTCGTCGATGCAGCACGAGGGCCGGCCGTGGCTGGACCGGATCATGCTGCTGCCGGAACCCCGTCCGTACACCGCCGGTGGCGAGCAGCGCGCCCAGGCCCGGCCCCGGGCCCGCCGGTACGGGGAGCCGGTCACCCGCCGGCCGGACCGTGCCCGTCGTCCCGACGGTCCCGACCGCACGGCCCGCGGTGACAGTCCACCGCGCTCGCCGTCCCATTCCCCCTACCGTTCGACCAACCGCACCAGGAGACAGTGA
- the murD gene encoding UDP-N-acetylmuramoyl-L-alanine--D-glutamate ligase — MDTTHAADRTLVDHLDHGRVLIAGAGVAGRGVARMLAGLPSTVTVADDNATARGALATETGCRPVDVATATGMLGETDIVVTSPGWRPDSALLVAAAQAGVPVIGDIEAAWLADRAGLFGAPRTWLAVTGTNGKTTATGMLHSILVADGRAAEAVGNIGTPPGEALLSEPHTDVLAAEVSSFQLHWAPDFAPDAGCVLNLADDHLDWHGSFANYAADKARALTGTVAVLALDDPAVLAQAAREGVVTGERRGFTLGDPAGAAGAAGAAGAAVPGLTTVTGVRDGRIVELDTTSGDLTDLAAATGLSPAGPAGVADATAAAALARAAGVAAGAVGRGLASFHVAAHRGQVVADVDGVTWIDNSKATNPHAASAALRGLGHVVWVAGGQLKGAAVADLVAEVAPTLRAAVLLGVDRGILADALAAAAPDLPVTVIDETDPTVAMREVVEAARGAAGPGDTVVLAPAAASLDMYAGMSQRGDLFARFATGSGTQPQTEPRGER, encoded by the coding sequence ATGGACACGACACACGCAGCTGACCGCACGCTCGTCGACCACCTCGACCACGGCAGGGTCCTGATCGCCGGGGCCGGCGTGGCCGGCCGCGGTGTGGCACGGATGCTCGCCGGGCTGCCGTCGACCGTCACCGTCGCCGACGACAACGCCACCGCACGCGGGGCGCTGGCCACGGAGACCGGCTGCCGGCCGGTCGATGTGGCCACCGCGACCGGGATGCTCGGGGAGACCGACATCGTCGTGACCTCGCCGGGCTGGCGGCCTGACTCGGCACTGCTCGTCGCGGCCGCACAGGCCGGGGTGCCGGTCATCGGCGACATCGAGGCCGCGTGGCTCGCCGACCGGGCGGGCCTGTTCGGCGCGCCGCGGACCTGGCTCGCGGTCACCGGGACCAACGGCAAGACCACGGCGACGGGCATGCTCCACAGCATCCTCGTGGCCGACGGACGGGCCGCCGAGGCAGTCGGGAACATCGGGACGCCGCCCGGCGAGGCACTGCTCAGCGAACCGCACACCGACGTGCTCGCCGCGGAGGTCTCGAGTTTCCAGCTGCACTGGGCCCCGGACTTTGCCCCGGACGCCGGCTGCGTACTCAACCTGGCCGACGACCACCTCGACTGGCACGGATCCTTCGCGAACTATGCCGCGGACAAGGCGCGGGCACTGACCGGGACGGTCGCCGTACTGGCGCTCGACGACCCGGCGGTGCTCGCCCAGGCGGCCCGCGAGGGCGTCGTCACCGGGGAGCGGCGTGGCTTCACCCTCGGCGACCCTGCCGGTGCGGCCGGTGCGGCCGGTGCGGCCGGTGCGGCCGTGCCGGGGCTGACCACCGTGACCGGCGTCCGCGACGGACGGATCGTCGAACTCGACACGACCTCCGGCGACCTCACCGACCTCGCGGCGGCCACCGGGCTGTCCCCGGCCGGACCCGCCGGTGTCGCCGACGCGACCGCGGCCGCCGCACTGGCCCGCGCCGCCGGCGTGGCCGCCGGTGCCGTCGGACGGGGACTGGCGTCCTTCCACGTCGCCGCGCACCGGGGACAGGTCGTCGCCGACGTCGACGGGGTGACCTGGATCGACAACTCGAAGGCGACCAACCCGCATGCGGCGTCCGCCGCACTGCGCGGCCTCGGTCACGTGGTCTGGGTCGCCGGCGGACAGCTGAAGGGCGCCGCCGTGGCCGATCTGGTCGCGGAGGTGGCGCCGACGTTGCGCGCCGCGGTCCTGCTGGGCGTCGACCGGGGGATCCTGGCCGACGCACTCGCCGCCGCGGCCCCGGACCTGCCGGTCACGGTCATCGACGAGACGGATCCGACCGTGGCGATGCGCGAGGTGGTCGAGGCCGCCCGCGGCGCCGCCGGCCCCGGCGACACGGTCGTGCTGGCTCCCGCCGCCGCCTCGCTCGACATGTACGCTGGAATGTCCCAGCGTGGAGACCTTTTCGCCCGCTTCGCGACCGGATCAGGGACCCAACCGCAGACCGAACCACGGGGAGAGAGGTAG
- the mraY gene encoding phospho-N-acetylmuramoyl-pentapeptide-transferase — MLQIITAGVVSFLVAIFFTPYLIKRFSAEGLGQEIREEGPKSHLRKRGTPTMGGLAILLALVVGYLAAVVVGLVTSDGTGPGASGWIVLGLTLALGGLGFADDYIKLVMGRNLGLNAKAKLAGQLVTAVVFGILVLKFPDDQGLTPASSKLSFLRDIDSFDLRIGGVVIGTVIFLIFIYLVISAWSNAVNLTDGLDGLAAGVTGIVLASYVVLTFWQFRNSCGSDPTASCYAVRDPLDLAMLAAAGLGGCLGFLWWNAAPAKIFMGDTGSLALGGLVAGLSVASRTELLMVLVGFLFVMEAASVVIQVLFFKTTGRRVFRMAPFHHHFEAGGWAETTVVIRFWLLSAIFAMAGVALFYSDWLGSASF, encoded by the coding sequence ATGCTGCAGATCATCACCGCCGGGGTCGTGTCGTTCCTCGTCGCGATCTTTTTCACCCCGTACCTCATCAAACGGTTCTCCGCGGAGGGACTCGGCCAGGAGATCCGCGAAGAGGGCCCGAAGTCGCACCTGCGTAAGCGCGGCACCCCGACCATGGGTGGCCTGGCGATCCTCCTCGCCCTCGTCGTGGGCTACCTCGCCGCCGTCGTCGTCGGGCTGGTGACCTCCGACGGCACCGGACCCGGCGCCTCCGGGTGGATCGTCCTCGGACTGACCCTCGCCCTCGGCGGACTCGGTTTCGCCGACGACTACATCAAGCTGGTCATGGGCCGGAACCTCGGGCTGAACGCCAAGGCGAAGCTCGCCGGCCAGCTCGTCACCGCCGTCGTCTTCGGCATCCTCGTGCTGAAGTTCCCCGACGACCAGGGCCTCACCCCGGCCTCGTCGAAGCTGTCGTTCCTCCGTGACATCGACTCCTTCGACCTCAGGATCGGCGGGGTGGTCATCGGGACCGTCATCTTCCTCATCTTCATCTACCTGGTGATCTCCGCCTGGTCGAACGCGGTGAACCTCACGGACGGTCTCGACGGCCTGGCCGCCGGGGTGACCGGCATCGTGCTGGCGTCCTACGTCGTGCTGACGTTCTGGCAGTTCCGCAACTCCTGCGGCTCGGACCCGACCGCGTCCTGCTACGCGGTGCGCGACCCGCTGGACCTGGCGATGCTCGCCGCGGCGGGCCTCGGCGGCTGCCTCGGATTCCTGTGGTGGAACGCCGCCCCGGCGAAGATCTTCATGGGCGACACCGGCTCCCTGGCCCTCGGTGGCCTCGTCGCCGGCCTCTCCGTCGCCTCGCGCACCGAGCTGCTCATGGTCCTCGTCGGCTTCCTGTTCGTCATGGAGGCCGCCAGCGTGGTCATCCAGGTGCTGTTCTTCAAGACCACCGGACGCCGGGTGTTCCGCATGGCCCCCTTCCACCACCACTTCGAGGCCGGCGGCTGGGCGGAGACGACGGTCGTCATCCGGTTCTGGCTGCTCTCCGCGATCTTCGCGATGGCGGGGGTGGCACTGTTCTACAGTGACTGGCTCGGCTCGGCGTCATTCTAG
- a CDS encoding UDP-N-acetylmuramoyl-tripeptide--D-alanyl-D-alanine ligase, with product MIEMTAAQIAEVTGGTLVDGADPATPVTGPVEFDSRRIVPGGVYLALPGARVDGHDFVPGALADGAALALVGHRVGVPALLCPPVESTPGEQRNASYLEHDPDGDGERVLTALGRLARYNTDVLTAEDGLTVVGVTGSAGKTSTKDLIGAVLNRAGETVAPPGSFNNEIGHPYTALKAGRTTRFLVAEMSARGQGHIAHLARIAPPRIGVELNVGTAHLGEFGSREAIAQAKGELVEALPAAADGGIAVLNADDDLVMTMAGRTTARIVRFSSAADALDRGIEYVATDIRLDDVARPSFRLHHPAGEPVEIHLGVFGIHNVGNALAAAAVGMECGLDAAQIAAALDGHVAASANRMDVRTRADGVTVINDSYNANPDSMRAGVDALAYTATGRTGAEAVAVLGRMAELGEGTVAEHTALGHYLSTRGVGEAVVVGEGAELDALADAARAEGVTVYRAADTDAAVAHLATVLHPGDVVLVKASYSDGLWRVADGLHDKETK from the coding sequence ATGATCGAGATGACGGCGGCACAGATCGCCGAGGTCACCGGCGGGACCCTCGTCGACGGGGCGGATCCCGCGACACCGGTCACCGGGCCCGTGGAATTCGACTCCCGCCGGATCGTCCCCGGCGGGGTCTACCTGGCGCTGCCGGGCGCCCGCGTCGACGGTCACGACTTCGTCCCCGGCGCCCTCGCCGACGGTGCGGCCCTGGCTCTCGTCGGCCACCGGGTCGGTGTCCCGGCCCTGCTCTGCCCGCCGGTGGAATCCACGCCGGGCGAACAGCGCAACGCCTCCTACCTCGAACACGACCCGGACGGCGACGGCGAACGGGTGCTCACCGCACTCGGCCGACTCGCCCGGTACAACACCGACGTGCTCACCGCCGAGGACGGACTCACCGTCGTCGGAGTGACCGGATCGGCCGGCAAGACCTCGACAAAGGACCTCATCGGCGCGGTGCTCAACCGCGCCGGCGAGACCGTCGCCCCGCCCGGCAGCTTCAACAACGAGATCGGGCACCCGTACACCGCCCTGAAGGCGGGACGGACCACCCGCTTCCTGGTCGCGGAGATGTCCGCCCGCGGACAGGGCCACATCGCCCATCTCGCGCGGATCGCGCCGCCCCGGATCGGGGTGGAACTCAACGTGGGTACCGCCCACCTCGGCGAGTTCGGCTCGCGGGAGGCGATCGCGCAGGCGAAGGGTGAACTGGTCGAGGCACTGCCCGCGGCGGCCGACGGCGGTATCGCCGTGCTCAACGCCGACGACGACCTGGTCATGACGATGGCCGGGCGGACCACCGCCCGGATCGTCCGGTTCTCCTCGGCGGCGGACGCCCTGGACCGGGGCATCGAGTACGTGGCCACCGACATCCGGCTCGACGATGTCGCCCGGCCCTCGTTCCGGCTGCACCACCCCGCCGGGGAGCCGGTGGAGATCCACCTGGGCGTCTTCGGCATCCACAATGTCGGCAACGCCCTGGCCGCCGCCGCTGTCGGTATGGAGTGCGGTCTCGACGCGGCACAGATCGCCGCAGCCCTCGACGGGCATGTCGCGGCGTCCGCGAACAGGATGGACGTCCGCACCCGGGCCGACGGGGTGACGGTCATCAACGACTCCTACAACGCCAACCCCGACTCGATGCGGGCCGGGGTGGACGCGCTGGCCTACACCGCCACCGGACGCACCGGCGCGGAGGCCGTGGCGGTCCTCGGCCGGATGGCCGAACTGGGGGAGGGGACGGTCGCCGAGCACACCGCACTGGGGCACTACCTGTCCACCCGCGGGGTGGGCGAGGCGGTCGTCGTCGGCGAGGGTGCCGAGCTCGACGCCCTGGCCGACGCCGCCCGGGCGGAAGGCGTGACGGTGTACCGTGCCGCGGACACTGACGCGGCGGTCGCACATCTCGCCACGGTTCTGCACCCCGGGGACGTCGTGCTGGTCAAGGCGTCCTATTCTGACGGTCTGTGGCGGGTCGCCGACGGCCTCCACGACAAGGAGACTAAGTAG
- a CDS encoding UDP-N-acetylmuramoyl-L-alanyl-D-glutamate--2,6-diaminopimelate ligase: protein MTTSAGATLARLADLTGGRLEKPSGGTPEGATVVGSAAIGAADVPAGGMFMAVPGTRHHGAEFAGQSAGSSVLTDEAGLRILTDAGYPGTVLVVDDCRRWLGPVAAEIHGHPTRGMTVIGVTGTSGKTTTTYMMEHALLAESAADPAVGGVGLIGTTGTRINGTPVPTSLTTPEAPTLQALFARMRDEGVTRVVMEISSHALVLGRVRGVDVDVAGFTNLSQDHLDFHPTMEDYFQAKAQLFTEAQDPGRSPAVPVVCVDDSWGRRLADELTAAGRTVTTVASDPDTDGAPATWQVREVTVDVDGTQQVTVDHDGTSTTFALSLPGDFNVANAVLALATLTAAGRVTATTDVAAAADRYAAQLGDVRVPGRMQSVTGSGVRPDYLALVDYAHKPGAVAAVLHTLVGQRDRSGHGGRIGIVLGAGGNRDHEKRPLMGKQAAALADLVIVTDDNPRDEDPAQIRAAVLAGAESAAGSAEVREVGDRRTAIRDLVAWARRGDILVVAGKGHEKGQIIGDTVVDFDDVAELAAAIDDTGDTGDTGDTGGTGDNRAESDRQETEA, encoded by the coding sequence GTGACAACCTCGGCAGGCGCCACTCTGGCGCGCCTTGCGGACCTGACCGGCGGACGGCTCGAGAAGCCGTCGGGAGGGACACCGGAGGGGGCGACAGTGGTCGGTTCCGCGGCGATCGGCGCCGCGGACGTCCCGGCGGGCGGCATGTTCATGGCCGTCCCCGGCACCCGCCACCACGGCGCGGAATTCGCCGGGCAGTCGGCGGGCTCCAGCGTGCTCACCGACGAGGCGGGCCTGCGTATCCTCACGGACGCCGGGTACCCGGGGACCGTCCTGGTCGTCGACGACTGCCGTCGGTGGCTGGGACCGGTCGCCGCGGAGATCCACGGCCACCCGACCCGCGGGATGACGGTCATCGGGGTCACCGGCACCAGCGGGAAGACGACGACCACCTACATGATGGAACACGCGCTGCTCGCCGAGAGTGCGGCGGATCCGGCCGTCGGTGGGGTGGGGCTGATCGGCACCACCGGGACCCGGATCAACGGGACCCCGGTACCGACCTCCCTGACCACTCCGGAGGCACCCACCCTGCAGGCCCTGTTCGCCCGGATGCGGGACGAGGGGGTGACCCGGGTGGTCATGGAGATCTCCTCCCACGCACTGGTACTCGGCCGGGTCCGCGGCGTGGACGTCGACGTCGCCGGCTTCACGAACCTCTCCCAGGACCACCTCGACTTCCACCCGACGATGGAGGACTACTTCCAGGCGAAGGCACAGCTGTTCACTGAGGCGCAGGACCCGGGCCGGTCGCCGGCGGTCCCGGTCGTCTGCGTCGACGATTCCTGGGGACGCCGCCTCGCCGACGAGCTGACCGCCGCCGGCCGGACAGTGACGACGGTCGCGAGCGACCCGGACACCGACGGCGCCCCGGCGACCTGGCAGGTCCGCGAGGTGACCGTCGACGTCGACGGCACCCAGCAGGTGACGGTCGACCACGACGGCACCTCGACGACGTTCGCCCTGTCACTGCCGGGCGACTTCAACGTGGCCAACGCGGTGCTCGCCCTCGCCACCCTGACGGCGGCCGGCCGGGTGACCGCCACCACCGACGTGGCCGCCGCCGCGGACCGGTACGCGGCACAGCTCGGCGATGTCCGCGTCCCCGGACGCATGCAGTCGGTCACGGGAAGCGGGGTGCGTCCCGACTACCTGGCCCTGGTCGACTACGCCCACAAGCCGGGCGCGGTCGCGGCCGTCCTGCACACCCTGGTCGGCCAGCGTGACCGGTCCGGCCACGGCGGCCGTATCGGTATCGTCCTCGGTGCCGGCGGAAACCGGGACCACGAGAAGCGGCCGCTCATGGGGAAGCAGGCCGCCGCACTCGCCGATCTCGTCATCGTCACCGACGACAACCCCAGGGACGAAGATCCCGCCCAGATCCGCGCCGCCGTCCTCGCCGGCGCGGAATCGGCCGCCGGTTCCGCCGAGGTGCGGGAGGTGGGGGACCGCCGTACCGCGATCCGTGACCTCGTCGCCTGGGCGCGACGCGGCGACATCCTCGTCGTCGCGGGCAAGGGACATGAGAAGGGCCAGATCATCGGCGACACGGTGGTCGACTTCGACGACGTGGCGGAACTCGCCGCCGCCATAGACGACACCGGCGACACCGGCGACACCGGCGACACCGGCGGCACCGGCGACAACAGGGCCGAGAGCGACCGACAGGAGACGGAAGCATGA
- a CDS encoding peptidoglycan D,D-transpeptidase FtsI family protein produces the protein MNSWLQVDPSAGRFSWRGSAVIVVVIVCTVVLVARLVQLQVIEGPSLSAEASQQRTAVLADPAKRGAIVDDDGRELAYTMDARALSVHPKNLLPWMEERHELDPDDVAEPTERLEQIIREVPGMLGDGAQINPEDLRRKLTSDSTYEVLVRDVDPDKAEAVAKKFPEITAERQDVRQYPNGAVAANVIGKISRDNEGQFGLELSQDAKLQGIDGSRTVDIGGSGNVVPGSTRDEHPSVNGDTYHLTLDVDAQTYVQQATQQAKEKSGADSASVVVMDAKTGKIRAMATSDTINPQGDLDKQLDQGKEFGNRTVEAAYEPGSVAKVMTAAAAIQEGKTTPDEVLQVPGQIEMSGVTVKDAWEHGTVPYTTTGVFSKSSNVGTLMLADRVGQDSYDKYLKKFGIGQSLDLGLPGETSGYVPDLNQWSGGTFANLPIGQGMSMNLVQMTGIYQAMANSGVRVQPTLIDKVTTADGTDIPQPEPATTEVVSPQTARTVVDMFRGINQDDPTGVQQGTAPAAAIEGYQTSGKTGTAQQIDPDTGAYSNSAYWITYAGMAPADDPRYVVGIMLDNPERSTDGTGGQSAAPLFHDVMSWLLDHYNVPLSPEAAPRMTLEAQ, from the coding sequence ATGAACAGCTGGCTCCAGGTCGACCCCTCGGCCGGCCGGTTCAGCTGGCGCGGCTCGGCGGTGATCGTCGTGGTCATCGTCTGCACGGTGGTCCTCGTCGCCCGGCTCGTGCAGCTCCAGGTCATCGAGGGTCCGTCCCTGTCGGCGGAGGCGTCCCAGCAGCGCACCGCGGTGCTGGCGGACCCGGCGAAACGGGGCGCGATCGTCGACGACGACGGCCGGGAGCTCGCCTACACGATGGATGCGCGGGCACTGTCGGTCCACCCGAAGAACCTGCTGCCCTGGATGGAGGAGCGTCACGAGCTGGATCCCGACGATGTCGCGGAACCGACCGAACGCCTCGAACAGATCATCCGTGAGGTGCCGGGCATGCTCGGTGACGGTGCACAGATCAACCCGGAGGACCTGCGGCGCAAGCTCACCTCCGACTCGACCTACGAGGTCCTCGTCCGTGACGTCGACCCCGACAAGGCGGAGGCGGTCGCCAAGAAGTTCCCGGAGATCACCGCGGAGCGGCAGGACGTCCGGCAGTACCCCAACGGGGCGGTGGCGGCCAACGTCATCGGCAAGATCAGCCGGGACAACGAGGGCCAGTTCGGCCTGGAGCTGTCGCAGGACGCGAAACTGCAGGGCATCGACGGCTCCCGGACCGTGGACATCGGCGGGTCGGGCAACGTGGTGCCGGGGTCGACCCGGGACGAGCATCCGTCGGTCAACGGCGACACCTACCACCTGACCCTGGATGTCGACGCCCAGACGTACGTCCAGCAGGCCACCCAGCAGGCCAAGGAGAAATCCGGGGCGGATTCCGCCTCGGTCGTGGTGATGGACGCGAAGACCGGAAAGATCCGCGCGATGGCGACCTCGGACACCATCAACCCCCAGGGTGACCTGGACAAGCAGCTGGACCAGGGCAAGGAGTTCGGCAACCGGACAGTGGAGGCCGCCTACGAGCCCGGCTCCGTGGCGAAGGTGATGACCGCCGCCGCGGCGATCCAGGAAGGGAAGACGACCCCGGACGAGGTGCTGCAGGTCCCCGGCCAGATCGAGATGTCCGGTGTGACGGTGAAGGATGCGTGGGAACACGGCACCGTGCCGTACACGACCACCGGCGTGTTCTCGAAGTCCTCGAACGTCGGGACGCTCATGCTGGCCGACCGGGTCGGTCAGGACAGCTACGACAAGTACCTGAAGAAGTTCGGTATCGGGCAGTCGCTCGACCTCGGCCTGCCGGGGGAGACCTCCGGCTACGTCCCCGACCTCAACCAGTGGTCGGGCGGGACGTTCGCGAACCTGCCCATCGGGCAGGGCATGTCGATGAACCTCGTCCAGATGACGGGCATCTACCAGGCCATGGCCAACAGCGGCGTCCGGGTGCAGCCGACCCTGATCGACAAGGTGACGACCGCGGACGGGACGGACATCCCGCAGCCGGAGCCGGCCACCACCGAGGTGGTCTCCCCGCAGACCGCCCGGACGGTGGTGGACATGTTCCGCGGAATCAACCAGGATGATCCGACCGGCGTCCAGCAGGGCACGGCACCCGCCGCCGCGATCGAGGGCTACCAGACCTCCGGTAAGACGGGCACCGCCCAGCAGATCGACCCGGACACCGGTGCCTACTCGAACTCGGCGTACTGGATAACCTATGCGGGCATGGCCCCGGCCGATGACCCCCGGTACGTCGTCGGCATCATGCTCGACAATCCGGAGCGCAGCACGGACGGCACCGGTGGCCAGTCCGCCGCACCCCTGTTCCACGACGTCATGTCGTGGCTGCTCGACCACTACAACGTGCCGCTGTCACCGGAGGCGGCACCCCGAATGACTCTGGAGGCACAGTGA
- the rsmH gene encoding 16S rRNA (cytosine(1402)-N(4))-methyltransferase RsmH — MTDNPGRDARPHRVSGEFGHVPVMRDRMVELVGVGVTAADAPRTPVIVDATLGAGGHTEVFLETFPDAVVVGLDRDPNAIAQAEDRLARFGDRFVAYRTRFDDLGEALDDLAEQGRIPSDTPTAGISGFLFDLGVSSMQLDQPDRGFAYAQDAPLDMRMDPSAPLTAADILNTYSHGDLARILKTYGDERFAGKIASAVLREREKEPFTGSGRLVDLLYRTIPAATRRTGGHPAKRTFQALRVEVNGELDSLAAAVPAAADRLRRGGVAVFMSYQSLEDRIVKKALAGLTANRTPPGLPVDLPGTAAHFELITRGAETADDEEIARNPRAAPVRVRAVRRILDN; from the coding sequence ATGACCGACAACCCCGGGCGAGACGCCCGCCCGCACCGGGTCTCCGGCGAGTTCGGACACGTCCCGGTGATGCGCGACCGTATGGTCGAGCTGGTGGGGGTCGGCGTCACGGCCGCCGACGCACCGAGGACACCGGTCATCGTGGACGCCACGCTCGGTGCGGGCGGCCACACCGAGGTTTTTCTCGAGACGTTCCCGGACGCCGTGGTGGTCGGTCTGGACCGCGACCCCAACGCCATCGCCCAGGCGGAGGACCGCCTGGCCCGTTTCGGGGACCGGTTCGTCGCCTACCGGACCCGGTTCGATGATCTCGGCGAGGCGCTCGACGATCTGGCGGAACAGGGACGGATCCCGTCGGACACCCCCACCGCGGGGATCTCGGGGTTCCTGTTCGACCTCGGGGTGTCCTCCATGCAGCTCGACCAGCCGGACCGCGGCTTCGCCTACGCCCAGGATGCGCCGCTCGACATGCGGATGGACCCGTCGGCGCCCCTGACGGCGGCGGACATCCTCAACACCTATTCGCACGGTGATCTGGCCCGGATCCTGAAGACCTACGGCGATGAGCGGTTCGCCGGCAAGATCGCCTCTGCTGTCCTGCGGGAACGGGAGAAGGAACCGTTCACCGGGTCCGGCCGTCTCGTCGACCTGCTCTACCGGACCATCCCGGCGGCCACCCGCCGCACCGGCGGGCATCCGGCGAAGCGGACGTTCCAGGCCCTGCGGGTCGAGGTGAACGGCGAACTGGATTCGCTCGCCGCGGCCGTCCCCGCGGCGGCCGACCGGCTGCGGCGCGGCGGGGTGGCGGTGTTCATGTCCTACCAGTCTCTGGAGGACCGCATCGTCAAGAAGGCGCTCGCCGGACTGACGGCGAACCGCACCCCACCCGGGCTCCCCGTGGATCTCCCGGGGACTGCGGCCCACTTCGAGCTCATCACCCGGGGCGCGGAGACCGCCGACGATGAAGAGATCGCCCGGAACCCCCGGGCGGCACCGGTCCGGGTCCGCGCGGTCCGCCGCATCCTCGACAACTGA